Proteins encoded by one window of Lathyrus oleraceus cultivar Zhongwan6 chromosome 1, CAAS_Psat_ZW6_1.0, whole genome shotgun sequence:
- the LOC127117833 gene encoding hexokinase-1: protein MAKIILGAAAALTAALAAATVAGHHLKVSGKWGHAESILKVFGEECGTPIEKLRKVAEAMVVEMHAGLASEGGSKLKMLISYVDNLPSGDEKGLFYALDLGGTNFRALRVELGGKEKGVVNVDSEEVSIPPHLMTGSSHDLFDFIATSLAKFVSSEPEEFRPLPGRKRELGFTFSFPVRQTSISSGTLIKWSKGFSIEDVVGEDIVGELTKSLERVGLDMRVAALINDTVGTVAKARFGNKDVIAGVILGTGTNAAYLENVTTIPKWQGLLPKSGEMVINMEWGNFCSSDLPLTEYDQALDEASLNPGEQIFEKIISGMYLGDIVRRVLLKMAEKADFFGDIVPHKLRIPFILRTPDMSAMHHDTSSDLRVVGKKLRDILEIENTSLKMRKIVVELCDIVSVRGARLAAAGIFGILRKLGRDTVKTGEEQKSVIALDGGLFEHYMKFRTCMENTLKELLGDEAAETIGVEHSNDGSGIGAALLAASQSQYLGVEDS from the exons ATGGCAAAAATCATCCTAGGAGCTGCTGCGGCGTTGACGGCGGCGTTGGCGGCTGCAACTGTGGCGGGACATCATTTAAAAGTGTCTGGAAAATGGGGTCATGCTGAAAGTATTTTGAAGGTGTTTGGTGAAGAGTGTGGAACCCCAATTGAGAAACTTAGGAAAGTAGCTGAAGCTATGGTTGTTGAAATGCATGCAGGTCTTGCTTCTGAAGGTGGTAGCAAGCTCAAGATGTTGATCTCTTATGTGGATAATCTTCCATCTGG GGATGAGAAAGGACTCTTTTATGCATTGGATCTTGGTGGCACGAACTTCCGTGCCCTACGTGTGGAATTAGGTGGAAAAGAGAAAGGTGTTGTCAACGTAGACTCCGAAGAAGTTTCGATTCCTCCTCATTTGATGACCGGTTCTTCACAT GATTTATTTGATTTTATAGCGACGTCTCTTGCAAAGTTTGTTAGTTCTGAGCCTGAAGAGTTTCGTCCTCTTCCCGGAAGAAAAAGGGAATTGGGTTTTACGTTCTCGTTTCCAGTGAGGCAAACATCAATTTCATCCGGGACTCTAATAAAGTGGAGTAAGGGTTTCAGTATCGAAGATGTG GTCGGAGAAGATATAGTCGGCGAACTAACCAAGTCATTGGAAAGGGTTGGCTTGGATATGCGTGTTGCAGCTCTA ATCAATGATACTGTTGGAACAGTAGCTAAAGCCAGATTCGGCAATAAGGATGTCATTGCCGGAGTAATTCTTGGTACTGGAACAAATGCGGCATATTTAGAGAATGTTACCACAATTCCGAAATGGCAAGGTCTTTTACCAAAATCAGGAGAGATG GTTATAAACATGGAGTGGGGTAATTTTTGTTCTTCCGATCTTCCTCTAACAGAATATGATCAAGCTCTAGACGAAGCGAGCTTAAACCCTGGAGAACAG ATTTTTGAGAAGATAATTTCCGGTATGTATTTGGGTGACATTGTAAGGAGAGTCCTGCTGAAGATGGCTGAAAAAGCTGATTTTTTCGGAGATATTGTTCCTCATAAGTTGAGAATTCCTTTCATACTTAG GACACCTGACATGTCTGCTATGCATCACGATACATCTTCGGATCTAAGGGTGGTTGGAAAAAAACTGAGGGACATATTGGAG ATCGAAAACACATCCCTGAAAATGAGGAAGATTGTTGTGGAACTTTGTGATATAGTTTCTGTTCGTGGGGCCCGCCTTGCTGCTGCTGGTATTTTCGGCATCCTAAGGAAACTGGGAAGAGATACCGTTAAAACCGGGGAGGAACAAAAATCAGTGATAGCATTGGATGGAGGATTGTTTGAACACTACATGAAATTCAGAACATGCATGGAGAATACACTAAAGGAATTGTTGGGAGATGAAGCAGCCGAGACAATCGGCGTTGAACATTCCAACGACGGCTCTGGAATCGGAGCAGCCCTCCTTGCAGCTTCTCAGTCCCAATATTTGGGAGTGGAAGATTCCTAA